The Streptomyces tendae DNA segment CGGGCCGGCCACGGACGACACCCTGACCCGCCCCTTCGAGGGCGCAAGCCCCTACGACACGTACGTGCACGCGTCCGTCCTCAACACACTGCAGCACCCGCTCACCGAGGCCCCGGACGAGATGGGCTTCCTCGTCACCACCCAGGTGATGGAACTGTGGTTCACCCTCATCGTGCACGAGTGGCGCACCGCCAAGGTCGCCTTCGCCAAGGACGACCTGCCCGCCGCCATGGACGCGCTGGTGCGCAGCCGCCGCGCGCTGACCGCCCTGGGCGGCGCCTGGGCGCCCATCGCCGCCCTGACCCCCGCCCAGTTCAACGGCTTCCGTGCCGCGTTCGGCCGGGCGTCGGGCTTCCAGTCGGCGATGTACCGGCACATGGAGTTCCTCCTCGGTGACAAGTCCGCCGGACTGCTGCGCGCCCACCGCGGCGACCCGGCCGTCCACGAGGCGCTCGGCGAGACCTACCGCGAACCGTCCCTGTACGACGAGGTGCTGGCCTACCTCCACCGCCAGGGCCTCCCCGTCCCGCACCACGTCCGCGAACGGGACGTGACCAGCCCCTACGACGGCGACCCGGGCGTGGTGGAGACCTGGCGGCGCGTCTACGCCGGACCGCAGCACCACCCCCACCTCGCACTCGGCGAACTGCTCACCGACATCGCCGAACTCGTCACCCGCTGGCGCTTCGACCACGTCCTGGTGGTCCGCCGGGCCATGGGAGCCAGACCCGGCAGCGCCGGATCGGCCGGGCTCGCCTGGCTGGAGCAGCGGGCGGCCCGGCCGGTCTTCCCCGAACTGTGGGAGGTGCGCGGTGACGTCTAGGACGATCTCCGCCTTCGCGGCCGAGGAGGAGCAGCGGGTCCTGAGCCTGAAGCCGGTCCTGGCACCGGTCCACGGCCGCTACGGGGACCACCCCCACCAGTCCTACGACGCCTGGCCGTCCGAGGACCCCGACGCCCCGCTGGTGATCCTGCTGCACGGCGGCTACTGGCGCTACGACCGGATGCACCTGACCCCCTTCGCGGCCTGGCTCTCCTCGCAGGGCTTCAGCGTGCTGCTCCCGGGCTTCCGCCGGTCCGGCGGCGCGGGCGGCTACCCCGAGACCTTCGACGACATCGCCCGCATCGTGGACACGCTGCCCGAGGGGCGGCCCTACGTCCTGGCCGGCCACTGCTCCGGCGGGCACCTGGCCCTGTGGTGCGCCGCCCGCGGCCTGCTGCCGCCCGGCTCCCGCTGGCACACCCGCACCCTGCCGACGAGCGTGCTCGCCCTCGCGCCGATCACCGACCTCACCGCCACCCGCCGCGACCGCCTCAGCAACGACGCCGCCCTGCAACTCCTCGGCGGCGAGGAGCACTTCACCGAACGGCTGGCCGAGGTCGACCCCCTCACCCTGCTGCGCGACGCCGGGACCACCGGTGTCCCCACCGTGCTGCTGCACGGCGCCGCCGACGAAGAGGTCCCGCTCACCCAGTTCAGCGACTACGCGGCCGTGCACCGGGACCTCAGGACGGTCGTCCTGCCCGGCACCGGCCACTACACCCTCATCGAACCCGGAGCACCCGGCGCCCACGCGGTCGCCGACACCCTCCGGGACATGGCGGCCGCCTCCACCCCGGCGGGCGCCGGCCGCTCGGGCGAGGAGGCCCCACACCGATGACCACCGCACTCTCGGACGCCACCGCCCTGCGCGAGCAGGCCGCACGGCTCGACGCCGACGACCCCCTGGCCCCCGTCCGTGAACGCTTCCTGCTCCCACCGGACGTCGTCTACCTCGACGGCAACTCCCTGGGCCCGCTGCCCGCCGCCGTGCCGGCGGCCCTGGACGACGTCGTACGGCGCCAGTGGGGCACCGCACTCATCGGCTCCTGGAACGCGGCCGGCTGGTGGCAGGCGCCGCTGCGCGTGGGCGACACCATCGGCACACTCATCGGAGCCGCGCCGGGGCAGACGGTCGCCGGCGACTCCACCAGCGTGCAGTTGTTCACCGCGCTCGACGCCGCCGCCGCGCTCCGCCCGGACCGCCCGCTGCTGGTCACCGACCCCAGGCACTTCCCCACCGACCGCTACCTCGCCGACGCGGTCGCCCGCCGCCGGGGCCTTCAGGTGCGGCACGTACCGCCGCCGGACCTCCCGCACTTCCTCGCCACCGAGGGCCCCCGGGTCGCCGTCTTCAGCTACTCGCCCGTCGACTTCCGCACCGGCGAGCTGTACGACATGCGGGCGCTGACCCGGGCCGCCCACGACGCCGGCGCCCTCGCTCTGTGGGATCTGTGCCACGCCGCCGGCGCCCTGCCCCTGGAGGTCGACGCCCTCGGCGTGGACCTGGCGGTCGGCTGCGGCTACAAGTTCCTCTCCGGCGGCCCGGGCGCCCCCGCCTTCCTCTACGTGGCACAGCGCCACCACGCCGCGCTCGAGACGCCGCTGCCCGGCTGGACCGGCCACGCCGACCCGTTCGCCCTGGCACGGGACTACACACCCGCGCCCGGCATCGCCCGGGCCCGCATCGGAACCCCGCCCATCCTGTCCCTGCTCGCCCTCGAAGCGGCCCTCACCGCCTTCGACAGCGTCGACCTGCACCAGGTGCGTGCCAAGAGCCTGTCCCTCACCGGCTTCCTCCTGCGCTGCGCGGACGAACTCCTGGCGCCCCTCGGCTTCACCTCGGTCACCCCGTCCGACCCCGGCCGCCGCGGCAGTCAGGTCACTCTGCGCCACCCCCACGCCCACGGACTGGCCGTCGCCCTGGCCGGGCGCGGTGTCGTGGCCGACATGCGCGTGCCCGACCTGCTCCGCTTCGGCGTCAACGCCCTCTTCACCAGCCACGGGGATCTGCTGACCGCCGCCTCGCGCCTGCGTGACCTCACCCTGGAGGGCGCGTACGACCCGGCCCCTCCCAGCGCGGGACCGGTCACCTGAGCGGGTCGTCACGAGGCGGCTGCCGCGACGTCCAGGCCGGGCGGACAGGCGGAAGCTCCGCGTGGGCGAGTCGTCGTACGGACGCCGCACCGGTCGCACACCGTTCGCCGAACCTCATCGACGGGGATCGGCCGCATGTCCTTTTCGACCCGCGGTAACAGCTGTTACCATGCGGGCATGGCCAAGACGCAACTGGGTGCACGGGTGGACGAGGACGTCGCGGAGCTCGCGAAGAAGCGCGCCGCCGACCTGGGTCTGAGTATCGGGGACTATCTCGCCCGGCTGGTGCAGGACGACGCCAGCGGTCTGCGTGAACGCGCGGTGGACGCCGCCGCCCGCTTCCTCTCCGAGCACCAGACGATCTTCGACGGCGCCGAAGATGCCCAGCAGCCGCGGAGCGCTCGGGGAGCGCACGCCGCCTGATGAATCTGAACATCGACGTCCCCTGGATCCTGCAGGTCGCCGAAGCCGCCGGCGTGAACGATCCGGCCCCCGACGACTACGGCGTCCCTGTGTCGGCGGTCGCCCGCCACCGCGCCGTGCTCTTCGAACAATCCGTCTACGACGGCCCCTACGCCAAGGCCGCTGCACTGGTACACACCCTGGGCCGCTGCCGCTGGCTGGAACGCTCCAACATG contains these protein-coding regions:
- a CDS encoding kynureninase — encoded protein: MTTALSDATALREQAARLDADDPLAPVRERFLLPPDVVYLDGNSLGPLPAAVPAALDDVVRRQWGTALIGSWNAAGWWQAPLRVGDTIGTLIGAAPGQTVAGDSTSVQLFTALDAAAALRPDRPLLVTDPRHFPTDRYLADAVARRRGLQVRHVPPPDLPHFLATEGPRVAVFSYSPVDFRTGELYDMRALTRAAHDAGALALWDLCHAAGALPLEVDALGVDLAVGCGYKFLSGGPGAPAFLYVAQRHHAALETPLPGWTGHADPFALARDYTPAPGIARARIGTPPILSLLALEAALTAFDSVDLHQVRAKSLSLTGFLLRCADELLAPLGFTSVTPSDPGRRGSQVTLRHPHAHGLAVALAGRGVVADMRVPDLLRFGVNALFTSHGDLLTAASRLRDLTLEGAYDPAPPSAGPVT
- a CDS encoding tryptophan 2,3-dioxygenase; translation: MNDRTTTLDGPATDDTLTRPFEGASPYDTYVHASVLNTLQHPLTEAPDEMGFLVTTQVMELWFTLIVHEWRTAKVAFAKDDLPAAMDALVRSRRALTALGGAWAPIAALTPAQFNGFRAAFGRASGFQSAMYRHMEFLLGDKSAGLLRAHRGDPAVHEALGETYREPSLYDEVLAYLHRQGLPVPHHVRERDVTSPYDGDPGVVETWRRVYAGPQHHPHLALGELLTDIAELVTRWRFDHVLVVRRAMGARPGSAGSAGLAWLEQRAARPVFPELWEVRGDV
- a CDS encoding fic family toxin-antitoxin system, toxin component, giving the protein MNLNIDVPWILQVAEAAGVNDPAPDDYGVPVSAVARHRAVLFEQSVYDGPYAKAAALVHTLGRCRWLERSNMAVAAATGVMYLEAAGITVKPTRENAVALKDLLLDPACTAGKIAALLRTWPTAT
- a CDS encoding alpha/beta hydrolase family protein, which produces MTSRTISAFAAEEEQRVLSLKPVLAPVHGRYGDHPHQSYDAWPSEDPDAPLVILLHGGYWRYDRMHLTPFAAWLSSQGFSVLLPGFRRSGGAGGYPETFDDIARIVDTLPEGRPYVLAGHCSGGHLALWCAARGLLPPGSRWHTRTLPTSVLALAPITDLTATRRDRLSNDAALQLLGGEEHFTERLAEVDPLTLLRDAGTTGVPTVLLHGAADEEVPLTQFSDYAAVHRDLRTVVLPGTGHYTLIEPGAPGAHAVADTLRDMAAASTPAGAGRSGEEAPHR